A stretch of the Dioscorea cayenensis subsp. rotundata cultivar TDr96_F1 chromosome 4, TDr96_F1_v2_PseudoChromosome.rev07_lg8_w22 25.fasta, whole genome shotgun sequence genome encodes the following:
- the LOC120258070 gene encoding transcription factor GHD7-like: MTTSMSTSERCGASSDKEGTCTHGFTDLNRTVPLFPETNHDPDSLQEFQFFGHDDSVAWLFNEPKIPEPRAPEERPSFKYLDDLRHACNPARLTFDVCLSNSTSSPDVIQHHSQPLEVPAMGHPAASTSATIMSFSGSTFTDASSGNAKEGSGVDAMTSGQVGDPTMEREAKVMRYKEKRKKRKYEKQIRYASRKAYAEMRPRIKGRFAKTPETSQPSDQPSSYDHQDRLDLGWFHP, from the exons atgacaACATCCATGTCAACTTCTGAACGATGTGGAGCGTCTAGTGACAAGGAAGGCACGTGCACGCACGGGTTCACTGATCTCAACCGCACTGTGCCACTGTTCCCGGAGACCAACCATGATCCAGACTCATTGCAAGAGTTTCAGTTCTTTGGGCATGATGACTCAGTTGCTTGGCTCTTCAATGAACCCAAGATTCCGGAACCAAGAGCACCTGAAGAAAGGCCTTCTTTCAAATATTTGGATGATTTGAGGCATGCTTGCAACCCTGCACGCCTTACTTTTGATGTTTGTTTGAGCAACTCTACTAGCTCTCCTGATGTAATCCAACATCACTCTCAGCCACTTGAAGTCCCTGCAATGGGTCACCCTGCAGCTTCCACCAGCGCCACCATT atgtCATTCTCCGGCAGCACCTTCACCGATGCGTCAAGCGGGAATGCAAAGGAAGGCAGTGGCGTCGACGCCATGACTTCCGGGCAAGTAGGGGACCCTACAATGGAAAGAGAGGCCAAAGTAATGAGGTACAaggaaaagaggaagaagaggaaatatgaGAAGCAAATAAGGTATGCTTCAAGGAAGGCATATGCTGAGATGAGGCCAAGGATTAAAGGGCGCTTTGCTAAGACTCCAGAGACAAGCCAACCATCAGATCAACCTTCTTCTTATGATCATCAAGATAGACTTGATCTTGGCTGGTTCCATCCTTGA